A window of Fusobacterium sp. IOR10 genomic DNA:
GGAAATGAAAGAGGATACCTTAAAACTTTCTGAAAAAACAACATTATTTACAAACTTTAAAAATGTTACAAATTTTGAGCCTGATAATGAAAGATATATTTTAAAAAATAACAATGAAAATATTGTAGATAAAATGGAAGATGAAGTTGCAATAGGTATTGATACTTCAAAGGGATATTTAATTGTTTGCGGATGCTCCCATATAGGAATAGGAAACATTGTGGAAAAAATCAAAGAAAAAACTCATAAAAATATTTACGGAATAGTTGGAGGTCTTCATTTATCTAGAGCTAATTTAGATAGAATAAATAAAACCATTGATTATTTTAAAGAAAATAATATTAAATTTTTAGGTACATCCCATTGTACTGGAGCAAATTTTATAAATGAATTAAAAAAACAAAATTTAAATTATATTTCTAATAACACAGGAAATAAACTTATATTTGATTAGAGGGAAAATATGAAAAATGCATTTGAAAAATATAATATTACCATTCCTAAAATTAATATAACTGATTTTGATTTAGATGATATCTCTAAAATTTTAACCTATAGAATTGGAAAAATTATACCTATAGTT
This region includes:
- a CDS encoding MBL fold metallo-hydrolase, producing MSITITIIIENEKKINSNLDNEFGLSLYIDDGEIQLLLDTGQTGLFLKNAEKLNVNLKDLKTVVLSHSHFDHTGGLKSLIETVNKDFNLYINPNFFKEKYKLENNVETFIGNNFNKEYLIENNINVVEMKEDTLKLSEKTTLFTNFKNVTNFEPDNERYILKNNNENIVDKMEDEVAIGIDTSKGYLIVCGCSHIGIGNIVEKIKEKTHKNIYGIVGGLHLSRANLDRINKTIDYFKENNIKFLGTSHCTGANFINELKKQNLNYISNNTGNKLIFD